One window of Hujiaoplasma nucleasis genomic DNA carries:
- the parE gene encoding DNA topoisomerase IV subunit B — translation MSNNTYNAKSLQILEGLEAVRKRPAMYIGSTDTRGLHHLVWEIIDNSIDEALAGYGTYIKVEINEDNSIRVSDNGRGMPVDMHDSGLTGVELIFTKLHAGGKFSGDGAYKVSGGLHGVGASVVNALSEFLEVSVYRDGIIYQMRFEAGGKPVQLLTEVGVTKKTGTEVWFKPDQTIFSTTLFNYKMIEERVRENAFLIKGLKMEVIDHRSKTSEIFQYNKGIREYIEYMNKGKGALHKAVYFSGLNNDIEVEVSFQYTKSFSENLVSFVNNVRTKDGGTHETGFKSAFTKAFNEYGRKMSLIKERDTSLEGTHVREGMTAIVSVRIPEYLLQFEGQTKNKLGTNEARAAVETVVYDKVSAFLMENPQTSQELVSKAIKARNAWEAARKAREDARLVKKIKKKDTILSGKLAPASSKDASIKELFLVEGDSAGGSAKQGRDRSFQAILPLRGKVINAEKQKMEDVFKNEEISTIISTIGAGIGSDFQVKKSNYNKVIIMTDADTDGAHIQVLLITFFFRYMPELIEAGKLYIALPPLYKITANSSKKYEYAWTEEDREIISKKFKNYSIQRYKGLGEMNSTQLWETTMNPESRSLIQVSIDSLAEADQRISVLMGDDVEPRKEWIDNNVSFAIEDDFLIEEE, via the coding sequence ATGAGTAATAATACATATAATGCTAAATCTTTACAAATATTAGAGGGCTTAGAAGCCGTTAGAAAAAGACCCGCCATGTATATTGGTTCTACAGATACGAGAGGTTTGCATCATTTGGTATGGGAAATTATAGATAATTCAATCGATGAGGCTTTGGCTGGCTACGGAACATACATAAAAGTTGAAATCAATGAAGATAATTCAATTAGAGTTTCTGATAATGGTCGTGGTATGCCTGTAGATATGCATGATTCTGGCTTGACAGGTGTTGAGTTGATTTTTACTAAGTTGCATGCTGGTGGAAAGTTTTCTGGCGATGGGGCATATAAAGTATCTGGTGGATTACATGGGGTTGGTGCTTCAGTAGTCAATGCTTTGTCTGAGTTCTTAGAAGTATCTGTTTATAGAGATGGTATCATTTATCAAATGAGATTTGAGGCTGGGGGAAAACCGGTTCAATTACTAACTGAAGTTGGTGTAACTAAGAAAACTGGAACTGAAGTGTGGTTTAAACCTGATCAAACTATTTTTTCAACAACTTTGTTCAATTATAAAATGATAGAAGAACGAGTCAGAGAAAATGCTTTTTTAATCAAAGGTTTAAAAATGGAGGTCATTGATCACCGCAGTAAAACGAGTGAAATTTTCCAATACAACAAGGGTATTAGAGAATATATCGAATACATGAATAAAGGTAAGGGTGCCTTACATAAGGCCGTTTATTTCTCTGGTTTAAACAATGATATTGAAGTAGAAGTATCTTTTCAGTATACCAAATCATTTTCTGAAAATTTGGTATCTTTTGTTAACAATGTAAGAACAAAAGATGGTGGAACCCATGAAACTGGGTTCAAGTCAGCCTTTACTAAAGCATTTAATGAGTATGGTCGAAAGATGTCTCTTATTAAAGAAAGAGACACGTCTTTGGAAGGTACCCACGTTAGAGAGGGTATGACAGCAATTGTTTCAGTAAGAATTCCTGAGTATTTATTGCAATTTGAAGGTCAAACTAAAAATAAATTGGGGACCAATGAGGCTAGAGCTGCCGTTGAAACAGTGGTTTATGACAAGGTATCAGCTTTCTTAATGGAAAACCCACAAACATCTCAAGAATTAGTATCAAAAGCCATTAAGGCTAGAAATGCTTGGGAGGCTGCTAGAAAAGCAAGAGAAGATGCTAGATTGGTTAAAAAAATTAAGAAAAAAGACACTATATTATCTGGGAAGTTAGCGCCTGCTTCTTCAAAAGATGCTTCAATTAAGGAATTATTTTTAGTTGAAGGTGATTCAGCTGGTGGCTCTGCTAAGCAGGGAAGAGATAGGTCTTTTCAAGCTATATTACCTTTAAGGGGTAAAGTCATTAATGCTGAAAAACAAAAAATGGAAGATGTATTTAAAAATGAAGAAATATCTACCATTATTTCAACTATTGGTGCTGGAATAGGTAGTGATTTCCAAGTAAAAAAATCTAACTATAATAAAGTCATAATTATGACAGATGCTGATACAGATGGAGCGCATATCCAAGTATTACTCATCACATTTTTCTTTAGATATATGCCAGAACTCATTGAAGCTGGTAAATTGTACATAGCTTTACCTCCTTTATATAAAATCACAGCTAATTCATCAAAAAAATATGAATATGCTTGGACTGAAGAAGATAGAGAAATCATTAGTAAAAAATTTAAAAATTATTCTATTCAAAGATATAAAGGTTTAGGTGAAATGAACTCTACCCAACTTTGGGAAACAACTATGAACCCTGAAAGTAGGTCTTTAATACAAGTTTCTATTGATAGTTTAGCTGAAGCAGACCAAAGAATTTCAGTATTAATGGGTGATGATGTAGAACCGAGAAAAGAATGGATTGACAATAACGTCTCTTTTGCTATTGAAGACGATTTTTTAATTGAGGAGGAATAA
- the plsY gene encoding glycerol-3-phosphate 1-O-acyltransferase PlsY, whose protein sequence is MEYIFLVLAYVIGSIPFSYIFGKKLKNKDLRKHGSGNLGTTNAFRVLGNAIGILVLVLDITKAGILVLIIKYNPEIFGITMLHPMFYGLASVVGHIFPVWMKFKGGKGVASSFGIIIAYAPWVGLSLIPFFLFITYISKYISLASTSTALSTFIIAFILYFDGMNPYYDLEFLIVVAAASTLIFIKHKQNFIRLLNNNENKTYLFKSKKKI, encoded by the coding sequence ATGGAATACATTTTTTTAGTCCTTGCTTATGTCATTGGATCAATTCCTTTTTCATATATTTTCGGAAAAAAACTTAAAAATAAAGATTTAAGAAAACATGGAAGTGGCAATTTAGGGACGACAAATGCCTTTAGGGTTTTAGGAAACGCTATCGGAATTTTAGTTTTAGTACTTGATATTACCAAAGCTGGAATTTTAGTATTAATCATTAAATACAACCCAGAAATATTTGGAATCACCATGTTGCATCCAATGTTTTATGGTTTAGCTTCAGTGGTAGGACACATCTTCCCTGTCTGGATGAAATTTAAAGGTGGAAAAGGTGTTGCATCATCCTTTGGTATTATCATCGCTTATGCCCCATGGGTAGGATTATCACTCATACCATTTTTCCTATTTATTACTTATATTTCTAAATACATTTCATTAGCATCAACATCAACAGCTTTATCAACTTTCATTATTGCTTTTATATTATATTTTGATGGAATGAATCCTTACTATGATTTAGAATTCTTAATTGTTGTTGCTGCTGCTTCTACTCTAATATTCATTAAGCACAAACAAAATTTTATTAGATTACTCAATAACAATGAAAATAAAACCTATTTATTTAAATCAAAGAAAAAAATATGA
- a CDS encoding Nif3-like dinuclear metal center hexameric protein: protein MNLVDIIRYFESKYPKDLAYDWDNVGIQVGTLNQKAKKVLISLDLTKEVVKEAIDLKVNMILTHHPLMFKPMDRIVFDSPKGWIVKNLIKHNITVYSAHTNYDLANGGMNDTLAKALKIKNPQLLDMDDEIGRYGDIDPLAFNDFIKMIKKQLKLEVVKVVGREDKVVKTIGVSGGSGSKHMYEAKRVGCDVYLTGDVTYHTALDAIALGLTIVDIGHHAEKIFVPAVKADLESQFEEVEFIESKINTDPFKTF from the coding sequence ATGAATTTAGTTGATATAATCAGATATTTTGAATCTAAATATCCAAAAGATTTGGCTTATGATTGGGATAATGTGGGTATACAAGTGGGGACTTTAAACCAAAAAGCCAAGAAAGTTCTTATTTCTTTAGATTTAACCAAAGAAGTGGTCAAAGAAGCGATAGATTTAAAAGTAAATATGATATTAACCCATCATCCATTAATGTTTAAACCAATGGATCGAATTGTTTTTGATTCACCTAAAGGGTGGATTGTTAAGAACTTGATTAAACATAATATTACTGTATATTCAGCTCATACCAATTATGACTTAGCAAATGGAGGTATGAATGATACCTTAGCTAAGGCTTTAAAAATCAAAAACCCTCAATTATTAGATATGGATGATGAAATTGGTAGATATGGCGACATTGATCCCTTGGCTTTCAATGATTTTATTAAGATGATTAAAAAACAACTTAAACTTGAAGTAGTGAAAGTTGTTGGCCGTGAAGATAAAGTGGTAAAAACCATAGGTGTATCTGGTGGCTCTGGTTCAAAACATATGTATGAAGCTAAAAGAGTAGGTTGTGATGTTTACTTAACTGGTGATGTTACTTATCATACCGCTTTAGACGCTATTGCCTTAGGATTAACAATTGTTGATATAGGGCATCATGCTGAGAAAATATTTGTTCCAGCTGTGAAAGCTGACTTGGAATCTCAATTTGAAGAAGTAGAATTTATTGAGTCAAAAATTAATACAGATCCTTTTAAAACCTTTTAA
- a CDS encoding tRNA (adenine(22)-N(1))-methyltransferase — translation MISERLRIASQFLKGYHYLADCGTDHALLPIYAIEKGYVKKAIASDNKNLPLMNAKDNINQKGLFLEVKTVLADGLSYLNLENEVDVVTILGMGGIVMKDILDKAYLYNVKRMVLQPNSHSELVRRFLEEHKWKIVDEVFIEDNKKYYQIIVCEKGSMILNDLDREFGPIILKKKPPLFIKRIESMIDHFNQALEQAKDSETKEKLNQRIAFLKGALA, via the coding sequence ATGATTTCAGAACGCTTAAGAATCGCAAGTCAATTTCTTAAGGGCTATCATTATTTAGCTGATTGTGGCACAGATCATGCGCTTTTACCAATATATGCTATAGAAAAAGGATATGTTAAAAAAGCTATTGCATCAGACAATAAAAATCTACCTTTAATGAATGCAAAAGATAATATAAATCAAAAAGGTTTGTTTTTAGAAGTGAAAACAGTTTTAGCAGATGGTTTAAGTTATCTAAATTTAGAAAATGAAGTTGATGTCGTGACGATCTTAGGTATGGGCGGCATTGTGATGAAAGATATTTTAGATAAAGCTTATTTGTATAATGTAAAAAGAATGGTTTTACAGCCTAATTCACATTCGGAACTTGTGCGAAGATTTTTAGAAGAACATAAGTGGAAGATTGTTGATGAAGTTTTTATAGAAGACAATAAAAAGTATTATCAAATAATTGTTTGTGAAAAAGGGTCTATGATTTTAAATGATTTAGATAGAGAATTTGGGCCAATTATTTTAAAGAAAAAACCGCCTTTATTCATTAAGAGAATTGAATCAATGATTGATCATTTTAATCAGGCTTTAGAACAAGCAAAAGATTCTGAAACAAAAGAAAAATTAAATCAAAGAATTGCTTTTTTGAAAGGAGCTTTGGCATGA
- the rpoD gene encoding RNA polymerase sigma factor RpoD produces MTKQQIYTELIDIFKENGELTVKDIFEYIDKEHEDFEDIVNLLANRGVLPDEFFDYVKNETSSDHVSLDDLSDDSISESDIAEIRDFSKETNDRLMKEKVFDSSVAIKVDDPVRMYLKEIGRVDLLTSEEEYELATLVDRDKKVREIYEYRRQENIPISDEEMFEFEEVFRKGDFARKKLVEANLRLVVNIAKRYVSRGLQFLDLIQEGNMGLIKAVGKFDYTKGFKFSTYATWWIRQAITRAIADQARTIRIPVHMVETINKMVRTQRTLTQKLKREPTPEEVAAEMGITADRVQAIQKTAQEPISLEQPVGEEEDSSLGDFIADNEILNPYEFTTKEMLKRELNAALATLTDREEKVLRMRFGLLDGKPRTLEEVGKEFDVTRERIRQIESKAIKKLRSPNRSKKLKDFKEGHYR; encoded by the coding sequence ATGACAAAACAACAAATATATACTGAACTCATTGATATTTTTAAAGAGAATGGTGAATTAACAGTTAAAGATATTTTTGAATACATTGATAAAGAACATGAAGATTTTGAAGACATCGTAAATTTACTGGCTAATAGAGGGGTTTTACCAGATGAGTTTTTTGATTATGTAAAAAACGAAACAAGCAGTGATCATGTAAGTTTAGATGATTTATCTGACGATTCAATCTCAGAGTCTGATATTGCTGAAATTAGAGATTTTTCTAAAGAAACTAATGATCGTTTGATGAAAGAAAAAGTCTTTGATTCATCTGTGGCTATTAAAGTTGATGATCCAGTAAGAATGTATTTAAAAGAAATTGGTAGAGTTGACCTCCTTACTAGTGAAGAAGAATATGAGTTGGCGACCTTGGTTGATAGGGATAAGAAGGTTCGTGAAATTTATGAATATAGAAGACAAGAAAATATTCCTATTTCTGATGAAGAAATGTTTGAATTTGAAGAAGTCTTTAGAAAAGGTGACTTTGCGAGAAAAAAACTTGTTGAGGCTAATTTAAGATTGGTTGTCAATATAGCTAAAAGATATGTGTCAAGGGGCCTCCAATTCTTAGATTTAATTCAAGAGGGTAATATGGGGTTGATTAAGGCTGTTGGTAAGTTTGATTATACTAAGGGATTTAAATTTTCTACCTATGCTACTTGGTGGATTCGCCAAGCTATTACCAGGGCCATTGCTGACCAAGCAAGAACCATTCGTATACCTGTTCATATGGTTGAAACCATCAATAAAATGGTGAGAACTCAAAGAACTTTAACCCAAAAATTAAAGAGAGAACCTACACCAGAAGAGGTTGCTGCTGAGATGGGTATTACAGCTGATCGTGTTCAAGCTATTCAAAAAACAGCTCAAGAACCTATTTCTTTAGAACAACCTGTGGGTGAAGAAGAAGATTCAAGTTTAGGCGATTTTATTGCTGATAATGAAATCTTAAATCCTTATGAGTTTACCACAAAAGAAATGTTAAAAAGAGAATTAAATGCTGCTTTAGCTACTTTAACTGATAGAGAAGAAAAAGTATTAAGAATGCGTTTTGGTTTATTAGATGGTAAACCAAGAACCCTAGAAGAAGTTGGTAAAGAGTTTGATGTTACTAGAGAAAGAATTAGACAAATAGAGTCTAAGGCCATTAAGAAATTAAGATCACCAAATCGATCAAAGAAATTAAAAGATTTTAAAGAAGGTCATTATAGATGA
- the parC gene encoding DNA topoisomerase IV subunit A yields MAKSVKKKLDAYIENIIPMNLEEIVGERFGRYSKYIIQDRALPDVRDGLKPVQRRILFAMNELGMGSTKAFKKSARIVGEVIGKYHPHGDSSVYEAMVRMSQDWKMRNRLIEMHGNNGSIDNDPAAAMRYTEARLTVFSEALLQDIDKKTVNFIPNFDDYELEPVVLPAKFPNLLVNGGTGMATGYATNIPPHNLNEVLEAIIYKIEHKDCSLADLMKFIKGPDFPTGGIVEGRDEIEKAFKTGKGKIVIRSKVEVNETELIVTEIPYEVNKAELVRKISEIALKKKIDGIVEVNDISDREGIRIEIKLKKDIASDVILAYLLKNTDLSKNYNYNMVAISQRSPRLLSLDEILNEYILHQKEVIRNRSNYELQRLEKRKHIVLGFLKMVSVLDEVIRIIRQSSGKKDAETNLIERFSFTSEQADAIVSLRLYRLSSTDVSEMENESVQLSKEIKKLIKILNNEHDLENVIISEIKELMDKYPSPRLSVIKDEIKKIEIDEQELIENENVMVVISRDGYIKRSSLKSYQATQGATGLKENDVVLKKGEVNTRSTLLLFTNLGNFIQLPVHKIMDAKWKDMGDYIGNFAALDNKEKVIDYIVVDEFDEERFVLVANQDGSIKRVLLSDFNKTRINKTFNVLASSTINPLVSIDLQEAYDTYVVMVSKNGYVVKYDIEEIPVQSLMAKGVKGINLRKDKLVGAKFATKINKDEILMLTNRGGLKREFTANIDVSHRPAKGKRYFKLIKSNPYEVVSIASENIFRLKSFITLHVIGKVKDLVIQGEEIKPDRYENGIPTLEKEDQPQMLRIDIDRYNESNDLLLSLAEQVEDEDDQNSEDVISELEKIISISKDSDPEDIEEDEDDDENIIQQKLF; encoded by the coding sequence ATGGCAAAATCAGTTAAAAAGAAATTAGATGCATATATAGAAAATATTATTCCAATGAATTTAGAAGAAATTGTTGGTGAAAGATTTGGAAGATACTCTAAGTATATTATTCAAGATCGTGCTTTACCTGATGTTAGAGATGGTTTAAAACCAGTTCAACGAAGGATTTTATTCGCTATGAACGAATTAGGAATGGGATCCACTAAAGCTTTTAAAAAATCAGCAAGAATTGTTGGTGAGGTGATTGGTAAATACCATCCTCATGGAGATTCTTCTGTTTATGAAGCCATGGTAAGAATGTCTCAAGATTGGAAGATGAGAAATCGTCTAATTGAAATGCATGGTAACAATGGTTCTATTGACAATGACCCTGCAGCGGCTATGAGGTATACTGAAGCGAGATTAACGGTGTTTTCTGAGGCTTTATTGCAGGATATAGACAAGAAAACGGTAAATTTCATACCAAACTTTGATGATTATGAATTGGAACCAGTTGTATTGCCTGCTAAATTTCCTAATCTATTGGTTAATGGTGGAACAGGTATGGCCACAGGTTATGCGACCAATATTCCACCCCATAATTTAAATGAAGTCTTAGAAGCCATTATTTATAAGATTGAACATAAAGACTGTAGCTTAGCTGACCTTATGAAATTTATAAAGGGTCCTGATTTTCCTACTGGGGGTATTGTTGAAGGAAGAGATGAAATTGAAAAAGCTTTCAAGACTGGTAAAGGAAAAATTGTTATTCGCTCTAAGGTTGAAGTTAATGAAACTGAATTAATCGTTACTGAAATACCTTATGAAGTCAATAAGGCTGAATTAGTTAGAAAAATTAGTGAAATTGCTTTGAAAAAGAAAATTGATGGTATCGTCGAAGTTAATGATATTTCTGATAGAGAAGGTATTCGCATTGAAATCAAACTAAAAAAAGATATTGCTAGCGATGTTATATTGGCATATCTTTTAAAGAATACTGATTTATCAAAAAACTATAATTATAATATGGTTGCTATTAGCCAAAGAAGTCCTAGGTTATTATCTCTTGATGAAATATTAAATGAATACATACTTCATCAAAAAGAAGTGATAAGGAATCGATCTAATTATGAGTTACAAAGGTTAGAAAAAAGAAAACATATAGTTTTAGGTTTCTTAAAAATGGTCAGTGTTTTAGATGAGGTTATTCGTATCATTCGTCAGTCGTCTGGAAAAAAAGATGCTGAAACTAATTTAATTGAAAGATTTTCTTTTACAAGTGAACAAGCAGATGCGATTGTTTCTTTAAGATTATATCGTTTATCTTCAACGGATGTAAGTGAAATGGAAAATGAATCTGTTCAATTGTCTAAAGAGATTAAGAAACTAATTAAAATTTTAAATAACGAACATGATTTAGAAAATGTTATTATTTCTGAAATAAAAGAACTCATGGACAAATACCCTAGTCCTCGTTTATCTGTAATTAAAGATGAAATAAAGAAAATAGAAATTGATGAACAAGAGTTAATAGAAAATGAAAATGTTATGGTAGTCATATCTAGAGATGGGTATATTAAGCGTTCTTCATTAAAGTCATACCAAGCTACACAAGGAGCTACTGGTTTAAAAGAAAATGATGTAGTCCTAAAAAAAGGCGAAGTTAACACACGGTCAACCTTGTTATTATTTACTAATTTAGGTAATTTTATCCAATTACCTGTTCATAAAATTATGGATGCTAAATGGAAAGATATGGGTGACTATATCGGGAATTTTGCTGCTTTAGATAATAAAGAAAAAGTCATTGACTATATAGTGGTTGATGAATTTGATGAAGAAAGATTTGTTTTAGTCGCAAATCAAGACGGTTCGATTAAACGGGTTTTACTAAGTGATTTTAATAAAACAAGAATTAACAAAACTTTTAATGTCTTAGCTTCTTCAACCATTAATCCCTTGGTTTCTATTGACTTGCAAGAAGCTTATGATACTTATGTAGTCATGGTTAGTAAGAATGGTTATGTGGTTAAATATGATATTGAAGAGATACCTGTTCAATCTTTGATGGCAAAGGGTGTTAAAGGTATTAATCTAAGAAAAGATAAATTGGTTGGTGCTAAGTTTGCAACTAAGATCAATAAAGATGAGATTTTAATGCTTACCAATAGAGGTGGTTTAAAACGAGAATTTACAGCCAATATTGATGTATCTCATAGGCCAGCCAAGGGAAAACGATATTTTAAACTCATCAAATCAAATCCATATGAAGTTGTTTCAATTGCTTCAGAAAACATATTTAGATTAAAATCATTTATTACCTTACATGTGATTGGTAAAGTTAAGGATCTTGTAATTCAAGGTGAAGAGATTAAACCAGATCGTTATGAAAATGGTATTCCTACTTTAGAAAAAGAAGATCAACCTCAAATGCTAAGGATTGATATTGATCGTTACAATGAGTCTAATGATTTATTGTTGAGTTTGGCTGAGCAAGTTGAAGATGAAGATGATCAAAACTCTGAGGATGTTATTAGTGAACTTGAAAAGATCATATCGATATCAAAAGATAGTGATCCAGAAGATATAGAAGAAGATGAAGATGATGATGAAAACATCATTCAACAAAAACTGTTTTAA
- a CDS encoding MarR family winged helix-turn-helix transcriptional regulator, giving the protein MNDSQNDAKKIVNELLVDIFNRILIIEAEFMKEKSVKLSMNEIHVLEAIEKVEEPSMSNIAKKLHITVGSLTIAINTLYQKKYVIREKDVNDRRKVLIKLTEDAKLVLRKHDLFHEQMIDSIFKELNVGEDQVLIDSLRNLSSFFSR; this is encoded by the coding sequence TTGAACGATAGTCAAAATGATGCAAAAAAGATTGTTAATGAACTTTTAGTTGATATTTTTAATCGTATTTTAATTATAGAAGCTGAGTTTATGAAAGAAAAAAGTGTTAAGCTATCTATGAATGAAATTCACGTTTTAGAAGCTATTGAAAAAGTAGAAGAACCTTCGATGTCAAATATAGCTAAAAAATTGCATATTACTGTTGGTTCTTTAACCATAGCTATCAATACCCTATATCAAAAAAAATATGTTATTCGTGAAAAAGATGTCAATGATAGAAGAAAAGTATTAATTAAATTAACAGAGGATGCAAAGTTAGTTTTAAGAAAACATGATTTATTTCATGAACAAATGATTGATTCAATCTTTAAAGAACTTAATGTTGGTGAAGATCAAGTATTAATCGATTCTTTAAGAAATTTATCTTCATTTTTTAGTCGATAA
- a CDS encoding YneF family protein: MELWLAIVLIVVALIVGLVVGFFLSRAYFKKYLEKNPPINEKMIRAMMSQMGRKPSEKQVRQVMASMKQGQ, encoded by the coding sequence ATGGAATTATGGTTAGCAATCGTATTAATTGTTGTTGCATTAATCGTAGGATTGGTTGTTGGATTTTTCCTATCTAGAGCATACTTTAAGAAGTACCTAGAAAAGAATCCACCTATTAATGAAAAAATGATTAGAGCTATGATGTCTCAAATGGGAAGAAAACCTTCTGAGAAACAAGTGAGACAAGTTATGGCTTCAATGAAACAAGGTCAATAA
- a CDS encoding DegV family protein, with protein MKIGIAVDGNSGIDYLERDKEIRIFRSHLIIEKEEFEDFVEISSDVFYSRLNENPDLNISTAQTSTGNILEMYEEMHAKGYDQLLIITISKELSGTYQNAVLAAKMIDTNVIVYDSKSVSYVQAYMALQAQEMANQGKSIEEIIERLDYIRDHNHIYITVDTLKYLVKNGRLSNVAGAIGSLLKLKPLLEVNDEGKVKTVDKIRTTKKARKLLIERFVKETEGKDVMTFVVYTNNQLEMEDFKKELESHGVRDVQLVPLTPVVGTHAGPGTMGVGYIER; from the coding sequence ATGAAAATAGGTATTGCTGTTGACGGTAACTCAGGTATTGATTATTTAGAAAGAGATAAAGAGATTAGAATTTTTAGATCACATTTAATTATTGAAAAAGAAGAATTTGAAGATTTTGTTGAAATAAGTAGCGATGTTTTTTATTCAAGATTAAATGAAAATCCAGATTTAAACATTTCTACTGCACAAACTAGTACAGGTAATATTCTAGAAATGTATGAAGAAATGCATGCTAAAGGTTATGATCAGTTGTTGATTATTACCATATCTAAAGAATTGAGTGGTACCTATCAAAATGCTGTTTTAGCAGCTAAAATGATTGACACAAATGTTATTGTCTACGATTCTAAATCAGTTTCATATGTTCAAGCATATATGGCTTTACAAGCTCAAGAGATGGCTAATCAAGGTAAGTCAATCGAAGAAATCATTGAGAGACTTGATTATATCAGAGATCACAATCATATTTATATAACTGTTGATACTCTTAAATATTTAGTGAAAAATGGTCGTTTATCTAATGTTGCTGGAGCAATAGGATCTTTATTAAAACTAAAACCTTTATTAGAAGTCAATGATGAAGGTAAAGTTAAAACTGTCGATAAAATTAGAACTACTAAAAAAGCTAGAAAACTCCTAATTGAAAGATTTGTTAAAGAAACAGAAGGTAAAGATGTGATGACTTTTGTTGTTTATACAAATAATCAACTAGAAATGGAAGATTTTAAAAAAGAATTAGAAAGCCATGGGGTGCGTGATGTTCAATTGGTTCCTTTAACACCAGTTGTAGGTACACATGCAGGTCCAGGTACTATGGGGGTCGGGTATATTGAACGATAG
- a CDS encoding DUF362 domain-containing protein: protein MPRFILDTCIACGTCKENCPVDCIEEGDIYVIDEDACIDCGVCEANCPVDCIITK from the coding sequence ATGCCAAGATTTATTTTAGATACTTGTATTGCCTGTGGGACATGTAAAGAAAACTGTCCTGTAGATTGCATCGAAGAAGGAGATATCTACGTTATCGACGAAGATGCTTGCATCGATTGCGGAGTATGCGAAGCTAATTGTCCAGTAGATTGCATCATTACAAAATAA